Genomic window (Falco cherrug isolate bFalChe1 chromosome 4, bFalChe1.pri, whole genome shotgun sequence):
AGTAATGCTGTGCAGGAGAGGCACAGgcacctgcaggcaggaggcagctcccagctccccagtgTGCTTGAAATGGGGAGGGAGATGGGAGCGTTGGGCCTCTTTCTTATCACTGAGTAAGGGAGGGGGCTGGTGTCAGGCGTTTCAGCCCTATCatccctgcagaaaggaaagcagtcCAGTGAGGTTCCTTCTATCAGGAACTGGGGGAGAGCTGGTAGCAGTAGCGtgctttcttcctccagctctgctgcgtTATGGCAGAGCTGGCCTTGAGCTCAGGGTGGCCTAATGCTTCCAGGGGCACAGTCCTCTTCTCCATGCCAGAAGCAGAGAGCAGGGAGTGTGGGAAGGGGGTGGCAGCTGTCTGCAGACACCCTCTGTTCTGGTCCTGAAGCTTTGCCAAGCTAACGCACCGAGCACTGTCCTCTTCCAGGGACTCTGAGCCTGTGTCTGGCACTGGTGTGCAAGTGGCACTGGTTCTGGGCATGGTGCGTGCCAGCTGAATGGTCTGGTGGCGGCAGGGGGTGGAGAGTTCCCCACAGCTCtcagtgctgcacagcactCAAGTGAGCCAGTTTGCCTGCAACATTTGGCATTTGCTGGCAGTCCCAAACTTGACAGAAGCGAAGAGCCTGAGGTACTGCAGGCAGTCGCTTTTCAGTGATCTTTTTTCCTGCTACACCTTGTGGCCGTCATTGGTGTCATCATTTTAGATGTGGATCCCTTTGTGCTGTTGGCACTGCAGCAGGCCACAGCCTGGCTCTTCTTGGGAGCAAGAGAACTGTCCCCTGAGACCATGCTGGGGTTGCTGAGGGCACGTGGGCAGAACACTGGTGGCATTTGCATCTTTCCAAACTGTGTTCTTAGATTTGTTGGTAGCTCCTTTATTGCTAAAAGCCTGCTTGGTGCTTTGCGGCTTAACCACAACCTGGGTTTGTCCTGGGAGCAGGAATGACTGATGCCCATGTTGTTCTGTTTCAGAGAAAGGCTTTTTAACGAAAAATGAAATGGCATGTGAAGGGGATGCTTCTGAAAACGCCAAGGTGAAGGAAGAGAAGCCTGAGGCATCTTCTCCCAGCCCAGAGGCCCAGAAGTGTCCCAAAGATGAGCAGACTAAGGCCAAGAGCAAGAAGAAGCCAAGCAGGTgcacaagcagcagcctgctgatGGGCAGCTGTCGGCGTGGCTACGTGCGTGAGTGGTCGCACCCCTGCACTGAGTGCGGGAAGCGTTTCCGTCTGAAGATCAACCTCATCATCCACCAGCGGAACCACGCCAAAGAGGGGCCCTACGAATGCACCATGTGCGAGATCAGCTTCGCGGACAAGCGCCACCTGGACCTTCACCAGAGCATCCACATAAAAGACAGGGCCTTTGGGGCCAAGGTCTGGGGGAATGTCCACCCGGAGCTGAGGATCCGGCCGAGGGGGAAGTTCTGCGGGGCTTTCTTTGGAGGCACCCACAGCCTGGGCAATGGGACACACGCTAGGGGGCCCTGGCTGGGCCAGGCCAAGGCGGAGCTGGACAGAGGGAGCCTGTCCAGTGCATGTCTCCCCCGACAGCAGAGCCCTAAGTCTCACAGGAAGTCTGTGGTGAAATGCAATCTTTGCAAAAAGTTTTTCTCTTGCACCTTCAGCCTTCAGCGGCACCTGCAGACCCACTCGGTGGACAGGCCGTATTGCTGCGCCACTTGCAAGAAGGGCTTCACCCGTAGGACTCACCTCTCACGCCATGAGAAAATACACGACCGCCAGAGAGCCCTGGCTGCGCTCCAGCAGCCCACGGTGGCACAGCCCGCAACCGTGGTGCTagcaccccagcagccccaaCCGCAAGCGGCGCCGAAGGTGTCTGCGAGCGGGCGCGTTCCTCGCTCACCAGCCCCGGCATCCGAGAAAAATGTTAGTCCTGCAGCCAAAGCAGTTCCAGCAAATGTGCTCCTGGTTGCTCCTGCAGAACTCAAGCTGCAGGACAAGAACTGCCACATCCCCAGCTTGGGTGGGAGACCCATCCGACCTGTGGTTAGGCAAGGAAGTAGGGCAGCAGTTTCAGGGGTGACAGAAATGACTAGAGGAAAGATCTGAACTGTCTCTGTCCCTGGAGAGAAACTGTGAGTGTTGATCTTGCACGTGGTGGGGCGCTGGAGTTCTGAACTGTCCACTGGATTTTAGGAGCTTTCCTGAACTGGAGGAGGAATCAAAAGGTTGGATACCACACCACAGTGAGCAAATTACAGAAGCCTCCAGTGATCCAAAATGCTTTACCATTCCACTGACTCTCGTGTCTGCTGGCTGATGCACAAAATCTTCCCAAGCTGACCTTCCTGGGAGATTAACAGGTACATCTCCTGCAGCCCAGTGAGAGGAACTGCAAACAGCAGCTGAGTTCACCCATTACTTGATGCTGCAGCTGACCCCTCATCTTCGGAAATAAAATTACACGGTGAAGATGATGGAGAGGAGGGAATCAAGCTGGTGAGCCAAGCTCCCGAAGAGCTCTTCGCTGACAAAGTTTCTTGGCCAAGACACCAGATGAAGACAGCGTGGCATCTCCAAGGCCCCATTGCATCCTGGCCATGCTTTTGTGTAATAACCTGCCCTGGTGAGGAACTCCTGCTAACTTCTTGATCAAGTTGGGAGTGCTTGAGCTTTGCACTGGAAGATCTGTAGAACAAATCAAACCACAATATTTTCTCTTGTGAGGGTGCTTGCGGGTGTTTCTGAGCTCCCAGCAGCACTCCTTCCTCCAACAAGACCAGCCTGCGAGAGCCAGAAACACCCTGTGAGAGTCAGTTCCTCAGGACCAGGCTGCACAGATGGAGTCACTTTAGAAATACTTCACGGGTAAGACTagccctgcactgcagcagcagtctGCGTGGATCCCTCCCTGGGGCTCAGGCATGCCGGCTGCTGCGTGCCGATGCTGGCTCTtgcacaggaacagcagctctgcttggcCCCGCTGCGGAAGGAAGCCCCCACTCTCCAAACTGCAGGTCATCTCCTTTAGTCGTGTGCAGAATCCACCAAACCTAATCCTATGGAAGTAGTTCTGCTAGCTACCTCAAACATCTTGTGGTGTGAGACCTGCCCAGAGGCAGATGGGTACCTGGAACCTGGTAAGTGTCAAGAGCTGGGCCAGGTGTGGCTCCCGTGTTCCCCGAATCACTTGAACCATGCGTATCCATGGCCAGAGCCCTGCATGCGTCATGTGCACTGCTGGGAAGCACAGACTCTACAGAGAGAGGACACTGGTCCTGGTGGTGTCGCCGTGCAGACCAAATGGAGCAGTTGTTGGGACTCTTGAATTTAGTTTTCcagttgtgttgttttgttctttccacTGATGTAATTATTTGATATCACTAAGTCTCTATCCCTCTCTGGGCAGGGAGCTTGGGAACAAGTTTGCTTATCGCATTTTTTATTCCTGGTCACTCACAAGGTCTGATGGGGCGCTGCTGCGGGTGGTGCACTTTGGGTACTGAGGAAATGCCTGTGCTGGGTCCTGGCTTAATCCTCGGCACTGAGCGAGCAGTGCCTggccacctccctgccctgcgGGAGGGGCAGCAGTGTCATTGC
Coding sequences:
- the LOC102056054 gene encoding zinc finger protein 777-like isoform X1 — its product is MSRRDPAQAPRPPTQKAPAMGPQAAAGQELRELRSRTERAERRLVACETLLGELGSSLAALGGLLPRCGQLQQRLDNVENLLKNRNFWILRLPPSSRGEVPKVPLTFDDISVYFNEQEWERLDRWQKDLYKAVMRGNYETLISLDYAVSKPDILCRIERDEELCVKDGHTSPQTHSGDGQEPPKTPEEMDQVEEALGEDEVPMEDDTDNAVSKPDVLCQIKRDEELCVKDGQTSPQMHIGDGQKPPQTRTGAGQKSLQATIQDGQEKPQTCIRGGQKSPQTSIQDGQEKPQTHAGDGQEPPQTPEQMDQKEKALGQDKVSIKARTELPILVMNIMSLNAQKEQLHSENQPETEMEEDPAESNTKKGFLTKNEMACEGDASENAKVKEEKPEASSPSPEAQKCPKDEQTKAKSKKKPSRCTSSSLLMGSCRRGYVREWSHPCTECGKRFRLKINLIIHQRNHAKEGPYECTMCEISFADKRHLDLHQSIHIKDRAFGAKVWGNVHPELRIRPRGKFCGAFFGGTHSLGNGTHARGPWLGQAKAELDRGSLSSACLPRQQSPKSHRKSVVKCNLCKKFFSCTFSLQRHLQTHSVDRPYCCATCKKGFTRRTHLSRHEKIHDRQRALAALQQPTVAQPATVVLAPQQPQPQAAPKVSASGRVPRSPAPASEKNVSPAAKAVPANVLLVAPAELKLQDKNCHIPSLGGRPIRPVVRQGSRAAVSGVTEMTRGKI
- the LOC102056054 gene encoding zinc finger protein 316-like isoform X2 codes for the protein MSRRDPAQVPLTFDDISVYFNEQEWERLDRWQKDLYKAVMRGNYETLISLDYAVSKPDILCRIERDEELCVKDGHTSPQTHSGDGQEPPKTPEEMDQVEEALGEDEVPMEDDTDNAVSKPDVLCQIKRDEELCVKDGQTSPQMHIGDGQKPPQTRTGAGQKSLQATIQDGQEKPQTCIRGGQKSPQTSIQDGQEKPQTHAGDGQEPPQTPEQMDQKEKALGQDKVSIKARTELPILVMNIMSLNAQKEQLHSENQPETEMEEDPAESNTKKGFLTKNEMACEGDASENAKVKEEKPEASSPSPEAQKCPKDEQTKAKSKKKPSRCTSSSLLMGSCRRGYVREWSHPCTECGKRFRLKINLIIHQRNHAKEGPYECTMCEISFADKRHLDLHQSIHIKDRAFGAKVWGNVHPELRIRPRGKFCGAFFGGTHSLGNGTHARGPWLGQAKAELDRGSLSSACLPRQQSPKSHRKSVVKCNLCKKFFSCTFSLQRHLQTHSVDRPYCCATCKKGFTRRTHLSRHEKIHDRQRALAALQQPTVAQPATVVLAPQQPQPQAAPKVSASGRVPRSPAPASEKNVSPAAKAVPANVLLVAPAELKLQDKNCHIPSLGGRPIRPVVRQGSRAAVSGVTEMTRGKI